Below is a window of Micromonospora chersina DNA.
GCCGGCTGCACCCGCCGGACCAGCTCGGCCAGCACGGTGGCCTTCGGGGCCACCAGGTAGCCGTCGATCTCCTCGCCCTCGGCGGCGTAGATCTTCTCCGCGCCGTACTCGCCCAGCTTGGCGCTCAGCGCCTCGGCGGCGCCGGCGCCACCGAGCACGACCGCGCTCGGGGTGCCCAGCTCGCGGGCGAGGGTGAGCATCTCCAGGGTGACCTTCTTGACGCCGAATTCCTTGGTGGCTTCGACGACGACGAGAACCTCAGACATGTCCAGACCTCTCACACGAACTTCTCGGTGGCGAGGAACTCGACCAGCTTCACGCCGCCCTCGCCCTCGTCGGTGATCTTCTCGCCGCCGGAGCGCGGCGGGCGCTTGGAGTGCTCGAGCACGGCGCTGGTGGCGCCGTCGAAGCCCACCTCGGCGGCGGCGACGCCGAGGTCACCGAGGGAGAGCGTCTGCACCGGCTTCTTCTTCGCGGCCATGATGCCCTTGAAGGACGGGTAGCGCGGCTCGTTGATGGTGTCCCAGACGGAGACGACGGCCGGGGTCGAGGCGGTGACCACCTCGTAGCCCTCCTCGGTCTGCCGCTCGACGGTCAGGGTGGCGCCGTCGACGGTGAGCTTGCGCGCGCCGGTCAGGGCGGCCACGCCCAGCCGCTCGGCGATCATGTGCGGCATGACCTGGACCCGGCCGTCGGTCGACTCCGCGCCGCAGATGACCAGGTCGGCGTTGAGCTGACCGAGGGCGGCGGCGAGCACCTTCGAGGTGGCCACGGCACAGGACCCGTGCAGCGCGTCGTCCACCACGTGCACGGCCTTGTCCGGCCCCATGGAGAGCGCCTTGCGGATCGACTCGGTCGCCCGGTCC
It encodes the following:
- a CDS encoding electron transfer flavoprotein subunit beta/FixA family protein — encoded protein: MNIVVLVKQVPDSGADRNLRPDDNTVDRGSANNVINEMDEYAIEEALKIKEAHGGEVTVLTMGPDRATESIRKALSMGPDKAVHVVDDALHGSCAVATSKVLAAALGQLNADLVICGAESTDGRVQVMPHMIAERLGVAALTGARKLTVDGATLTVERQTEEGYEVVTASTPAVVSVWDTINEPRYPSFKGIMAAKKKPVQTLSLGDLGVAAAEVGFDGATSAVLEHSKRPPRSGGEKITDEGEGGVKLVEFLATEKFV